In Arachis hypogaea cultivar Tifrunner chromosome 7, arahy.Tifrunner.gnm2.J5K5, whole genome shotgun sequence, the genomic window ACTCAGAAGCTTCAATTTCTTCTGAAACATTTTCATATACAAAATTCTCTAGGTCCATGTTCTTATATTCTGAATACGTCTCCAGATTAATACTAGAATCATCTAAACTAAGTGCTTCGTAAGGAGGACAATTTGAGAATTCTTCTTTACAAAATTCTCTAGGTCCATGTTCCATTGATGTGCACTTTCTTAACATCAGGTATGATGTGCACTTTTTGGCCTGTCATCATCTAGGCTTAGTATCAAACATAATCTACTGTCATCAACTACTAACATTTTCTGCAGTATTTGTTTGATCTGTTTCATGGTTTTCTTGATTCTTATGCATATTTACTCTGTTAtaattaaatggaaaaaaagtGAGGAAAAAGAGTAGACCCAGATAAATCTCCTCAAATGCGGCCAAGATGGAACTTGTAGTTAAATACTACTTTTTTTAATacattattgtatatatttagaTACATCGATTAACAAACTTTCCAAGAAACTGAAGACAGCTATAGACGTATGCAATCGCTTGAAGAACAAATAACAGCAGAAGAGAGCTTGAGAAAACAAAACAGATGCAACAACTCTATACTAATTTGAATATACCTCTATTATTATTGTATATGAAAGAAAGGTGTACACAAAAGTGATTCTTTTCATTTAAGTTAATCCAAAAGATCTTTTCGAATAATTTAAAAAgctataatttatatctttttttagaagattttttttcttataagaaagataatttttatataataaataaaaaaatttatttttatattattatacctgaatataattaataaacaaaaaaaaatatttttatataatatattcaaatataaaattatttttactttttataaatttaaaaaaaaaagataactctttcaaaaaaagataactcaaacaAACCATATTAAAAAAGAAGTACCACAATATGTTATTTTGCCTTGTTTTGTAAGTAAACCAGTAATGGTAAAGCAAACCCTTTTAATCCTATATTATACCACATTGTAGTACTGATTCTACCCACACGaacttgtttctttcttctttccttaaTTAATCCTACCAAAGATCGAGTCTTGAAACCCTTGTTCACTCGAAACATTAACAACCAAGCTTTTCAATGGCAGAGGCAGAGGTTGCCCCAAGAAAGAGACTCATAATTAAGCTTCGTTTGCCGCGTTCAAGAACAGTGTCATCTGAAGAATGCACACTAAAGCATGATGCTGATACTGAAAAGCGTGGACCAGAATTTATGGCTTCTGATTCATGCGgcgagaagaggaagaaagatcAGCATTGCACCACTACTGAATACTCGTGTAATGTAGTGGGAAAGAGCCATGCAGAAGGTTCTAGAACCTTGTCAATTGATGCACAGTGCAAACAGAAGAAGGACGATGATGGTGCTGATTCTCTCGGAGGCAGAAAGAGAAGAAAGTTGGCAACTTCTGAAATTTTTGTTTCCACAAAATCTTCTGTGCAAGAACACCACAATGCATGTTCAAGAGTCCCAAGAACCGGTTCTAAGGTGCTTGACTcgaagaacacgaagaaggaagaggaagaacaTCACAATGCATGTTCAAGAATCCCAAGAACCGGttcgaagaaggaagaggagatgaaggTTGTTCTGAATGAGCAGAGAATGGATCGTTACCAAAAGATGCAGTGTTGGGTGATCTTGAAGCGCTTCATGGTTGGAAGAGATGGCTGGGCTTTCAATAAGACTGTGGATCCCAAGAAGTCAGGGATTGTTGGTAACAAATGTGAGAGTGTGTTGTTGAAGCCAATAGGGTTTGAGGATATAGAGTCAAAGCTGCACAAATTCGTGTATTCAGGGCCTCATGAATTTGCAAAGGATATGAGGCTTTTGTTTTCTTATGGATTCATGTACCCTCAAAGGGATCAGATTCATAGAATTGCAAGGAGATTCAGTGAGAGCTTTGAAATTACTTGGAAGGCTTTGACGGAAAAGTGGTCCACTGAAGAGAGGAGAAGGAACAAGATCTTCAAAAGGGGAAGAATGAATAATAAAGCGGTGCACCAAAAGTTTTAGTACAAAGCTCTGAAACTGTTATCAAAGGAAGAAGCAGAAAGTGGAAGAAGGCCACGTAGGCATCATCGTGTTGGATTCAATTCTTTTGCCAAGTACTATATTATTCTTAGTTTCTTACGACAATTTTTTTTTACCAGTGTTTCTCAAACAAACTTGAGCcaactactttttttttaattcatcttAAGTGTGATAAAACTGTAAAATCCGTACGCTTGATTTTTAgggttaatttttttggatattggaTAAAAATGAGCGTAATCCTTTAATACTGGAAATTATGGTGTTTTACAAAATTATGGGGCTATAGAATTCGCAGAGTGCGAATTGTCAGATTAAtgcttttttaatttataaagacaATACACAGACTgcgtattatattattttaatattaaattacaatacaCAGTCTGCGTATTGTAAATACACAATCTACGTATTGTCAGTACAATACGTGTTCTGCGTATTGTGCTTACACAGAGCAGCGCCCCCATAACACTGTAAAACTCTATTTTTTACAACATTAATGTAAAACTCTCTCCACTCttccatattaaaataaaaaatccgatTTTTAGCTTCAGTCAAATTTTGACTTATTCATATTTGTCACACtgatgtatattttaatttcttctgttaataatattttaattgttcttatttttatgttaatttctATTCAATAATCACTTTTTaggtttatttgtctttatgtcATTAACTCCTCCCATGACAAAAGCATATTGTTCTCCTTAGTGTTCTCCTAATTTTCTGCAAGCGCTTAAAAATTGTCTCGATTCGTATAATActatttatttacttaatttgCCGAAGCATATCATATGTTTTCCAAATTAAAGTTACTTTGATGTTTAACTAGGCTCGccattatttatttacttaatagCTTCTCTTGTTCTTTTTAAGATAGAACATGATGTTTAATTTGAATACTAATTTCAGAATAAACgtgtaaataatgtaaagaaagtaacaataaaaaaaatattacattcaAATGTTGATACAACTGCAGAGTAgccctatatatataatatatgggcTATACATGTGTTCAAAACAAACATGATATATTGAGCATTGAATATATAATCATCATCCAAGGTACACAGCACATGCATTAAGCTAGTACTACTTGGAGGATAGAAAATACTGTCTGAATAATAGTgagaataaagagaaaaattcCAGCAATTAAAGCTACTGTCTTCCATGGAGTGTTGCAGTAATCAAGTTTCAAAGTGGCAACTTTTTTGTTCCAAGGATGATTACAGAAATCATTCAACTTCTCAAACATGCAGAAATATTGAACATTAAAATTCATATGAAGGAGAAGCTGCTAGCTAGGTGTCCTAAACTTGTGCATTGAAAGTGATTTCTCTGGATTCGAATTGCATAAAAAATACAGAATAACATCGCATGTTCCATCAGCTTGAACTGTGTAGTAGTTGACTTGTTCATGAACTTGGTCAACTCTTGTTTCTAGTTTCTTAGTCAGAATATGTCCTTGATGATCCATTGTAATTGTATGTGTGTTTGTAGCGCTTACAAACACAGATGGCTGCAAAAGTTATcctgattttattacttttatattGCATCATGCAAAAGTTGTATTTAATCCTCACTAATAAATAGATTGTTTTTTAAGAAATCTGTAACTTGGCTTTTCCCCCATGTGATTAATCACAGTTTTTAAAACATTTCTTTCTCCCTTTTATATGACCATTTCTTGTGTTGGAAGAAAGCAAAATTCAGTGATTCAGTAGTTCACCTGGCCTCCAAGTTTGGCTTACACTATTTTTGGCTTACACTATTTCTTTGTATGAATTATTGTCTCAACTATCAATCATCTataataaattcatatttttctcACATCCAAGAAATTAAATTCTCATTGAACATGCTTGAATAACAAACATTTCAATTAATATAGTAACTAATGTACTCCTTGGAGGATAGAAAACACTGTTTGAATAACAGCGAGAATAAGTAGAAAAATTCCAGCAATTGAAGCTACCGTCTTACAGGAATAAAAGGGCAAACTATTCATATAAAAGGGCAAACTATTCCGTAGTTGCTTCAATAAACCCTCCATTGATTCAATCTTTTGACTGAGTTTTTAGCAATGGTAAGTTGCTGCCCAGAGGACTCTGAAATACCAAAATCACTGATTAAGGCATTGATCTTTTCCTGTGAATCTGCAACTGCTTCCTCCAACGAAGTTAATGTCGGTTCCATCGTCGATTTGTGCAAGCTTTTGTTTACCAGCTTCGGTGATGGACAAAATCCCCTATTGTGGACACTATCATCTCTGCTGTGCTTAGGAGAGAAAATCTTGTCAATGCCTTCACTTCCTGCATGCCCATGAAATCAACTTCAGATTTGCACAGAAAAGGAAGGTGTTGAGCCTCATTACTGGTTAAAACCACCTCTATCTGCATAGTAAAATCTTAATCACACACAATGATCATAAAGAGAGAGACAATGACATCATGATTAAATATGGAATTCCCATTACCGGTTGCTTAACAGTGAAGGTTCGATTTTCCACTCCCCAATTAGCCATTTCAACTTCAACGTTATCCTCCCTTGATACCAAACCCAGCTGAAGACAAATTCCCGTAGCAGTACCGTTAACTTTTTTAGCACCATTTGCAATTGATTTTGACAAATGAATCTCTTTCGGTCTCTGCGGCTTCATGATCTGCATCCCTTGGATTCCAACCTGTAAGAGGTACGACAGAACACACCATAATAACAGGAAAGACAATGACAAATTGCACAGAGATATCATCAATTAGTATCTGAGTTTCAGTTTATTTTTAAGACTTCCAGTGCAAGTAAACAATTGTTGACAACCCTATCAACACAGCCACCACCAAACCTTATCTCAGTGTGTAAGGTCGATTGCATGGACTAAGCTAGTGTCTTCTTATGGACCATGTCTTATCGTAAAAATCTAAATTCATCTAAATGCTTTTTCATGTAGGTGTGCTTGGTCTCCCCCTATCTTTGACTATTAAGCTACCCTCAACCTAATCTAATCTACTTACTAGAACTTCCACTAACCAAACTTTTTCTCACATGTCTAGCTGTGCCAtaaattttttctctttaaaCTTGAGTGGTAGATTTTTATCACAAATAACACTCATAGCATCACTCAGCTTCTTCCATTTCACTTTAATTTCCCATGTCGTGCTTTATTGCAAACCTCTACACTGCTAGTTCCAGGACAGAAGAGTTAGGAAATCAATAACTAGTGTAAAAAAGTTATTGAATCTTATTGACATGGATAGATGATTTAAGTCATAGTAAAAGAAATAAttctaaattgatttttgaaaagagtatgTCACACAGAACAAACAAAAATTGCAGCCACTGACTCGACATCCAAGCAACCATAGATTGAATTTAGTACTCCGTTATATCATAATTTTAGTATACCAATGGCACAAATTCAATTTAGAAATAAACTAGCCAGATTTCTCAATGTGATTTAAGCAAGACTAATTAAATCATTAACTGCAGATCTATCTGGATATGCTGTCagataaaattaattgaaaaaaaaaatactatattctTGAAAGCATCAAGAAATCCTTAATTCCAAAAGAAGGTTTATCAAATATTTACAAAGACCAAAAAAGAAACTTCCAATATATGTAAGGACTAAATATTGCAGAGTTTAGACTTACAATGATCAAAGTTTAGAACTAACACTCGTAGCATCAAATATGTAAGGACTAAATATTGGAAAAGCCTGCTAACAAACgccaagaaattttttttgaggGACTAAAACCAAAACAccctatattaatttaaatacttATAGATTAGTTTGTATATAGTTTCCACTCAACTTA contains:
- the LOC112701997 gene encoding uncharacterized protein isoform X2, translating into MFKVGIQGMQIMKPQRPKEIHLSKSIANGAKKVNGTATGICLQLGLVSREDNVEVEMANWGVENRTFTVKQPEVKALTRFSLLSTAEMIVSTIGDFVHHRSW
- the LOC112701997 gene encoding uncharacterized protein isoform X1 codes for the protein MFKVGIQGMQIMKPQRPKEIHLSKSIANGAKKVNGTATGICLQLGLVSREDNVEVEMANWGVENRTFTVKQPIEVVLTSNEAQHLPFLCKSEVDFMGMQEVKALTRFSLLSTAEMIVSTIGDFVHHRSW